The following proteins come from a genomic window of Mammaliicoccus sp. Marseille-Q6498:
- a CDS encoding ABC transporter ATP-binding protein, which yields MNNVLLVNNLNKYYGNNHILNDISFSLAKNEIVSILGRNGSGKTTLIESIFDLKIKRSGDITFFDFPINVYNNEIKKRIGIQLQVSELFTNQTVNEILETFNLIKGNTDNMQEIIHKFELDNITDKNIKSLSVGQKQRLKVCLAFLGNPSLVVLDEPTSGIDPQIRKKIWSNVLDLKKNEKSVLFTTHNMNEAHSYSDRVIILKDGKIVENASPKSLLIKYNKKNFEDVFIEITGENLREED from the coding sequence GTGAATAATGTTTTATTAGTTAATAATTTAAACAAGTATTATGGCAATAATCATATCTTAAACGATATTTCTTTCTCTCTTGCTAAAAATGAGATTGTTTCTATTTTAGGAAGGAACGGATCTGGTAAGACCACTTTAATTGAATCTATTTTTGATTTGAAAATTAAACGTAGTGGAGATATTACGTTTTTCGATTTTCCTATTAATGTTTATAACAATGAAATTAAAAAAAGAATCGGAATACAGCTACAAGTATCTGAATTATTTACTAACCAAACTGTAAATGAAATATTAGAAACTTTTAACTTAATAAAAGGAAATACAGATAATATGCAAGAAATAATTCATAAATTTGAGTTAGATAATATTACTGATAAAAATATAAAGTCTCTTTCCGTTGGTCAAAAACAAAGGCTTAAGGTTTGCCTAGCTTTTCTAGGAAATCCTTCTTTAGTCGTCTTAGATGAACCTACTTCTGGTATTGATCCACAAATTAGAAAGAAAATATGGAGTAATGTCTTAGATTTAAAGAAAAATGAAAAGTCTGTGTTATTTACTACTCATAATATGAATGAAGCACATTCTTATAGTGACAGAGTAATAATATTAAAAGATGGAAAGATTGTTGAAAATGCTTCACCAAAATCCTTATTGATAAAGTACAACAAGAAAAACTTTGAAGATGTGTTTATTGAAATTACTGGAGAAAATCTACGAGAGGAAGACTAA
- a CDS encoding MFS transporter has translation MQSNKLWTKDFIGSFVINFFLTLVFYLLIVTMATYAIEQYHASISTSGLVSGLFVIGGLTGRLISGSLINKLGPNRLLIITIAICIVLVGLYYCDFGIAFLIILRFLHGVPHGMALTAISSIVAQKIPESRKSEGINYYSMSTTLATAFGPFLGIFMTQHTTFPILFLFCLILMVSTLVISFSIKAISENQSKDTAKSPTFKDVLKNSIEPNTIPIGFIILLLSFAYSGVLTYLNLYASQINLTNIASFFFIMYSIMVFISRPITGKIMDYRGHNIVMYPAFILYALSMFMLSTVQNGLILLIIGGIMGLGFGNLQSATQVIAVKSTTKSRISIATSTYFIFFDAGLGLSPYLLGYITPLTGYANMFGLMAIIILITGVIYFFIHGLKETKAKHRNA, from the coding sequence ATGCAGTCTAATAAACTTTGGACAAAGGACTTTATAGGTTCTTTTGTCATTAATTTTTTCCTAACTTTAGTATTCTATTTACTTATCGTTACTATGGCGACATATGCTATCGAACAATATCATGCTTCTATCAGTACGTCTGGTCTAGTTAGTGGTTTGTTTGTTATAGGTGGTTTAACGGGTCGTTTAATCAGTGGTTCTTTAATTAATAAACTTGGGCCGAATCGTTTACTTATTATAACGATCGCTATCTGTATTGTACTTGTTGGCCTTTATTATTGTGATTTCGGCATTGCCTTTTTAATTATTCTTCGCTTTTTACACGGCGTTCCGCATGGCATGGCTTTAACAGCAATCAGTTCAATTGTTGCTCAAAAAATTCCTGAATCTAGAAAATCAGAAGGTATTAATTATTATAGTATGAGTACTACTTTAGCTACTGCTTTTGGTCCATTTTTAGGGATTTTTATGACTCAACATACAACATTTCCAATATTATTCCTATTTTGTTTAATTTTAATGGTATCCACGCTCGTGATTAGTTTTTCTATTAAAGCCATTTCTGAAAACCAATCAAAAGATACCGCTAAAAGTCCTACATTCAAGGATGTTTTGAAGAATTCTATAGAACCAAATACCATTCCGATTGGTTTTATCATTTTACTATTGAGCTTTGCCTATTCAGGTGTTCTCACGTATCTTAATTTATATGCATCACAAATCAATTTAACTAATATTGCGAGTTTCTTCTTTATAATGTATTCCATTATGGTATTCATATCTCGACCTATAACTGGAAAAATTATGGACTATAGAGGTCATAATATTGTCATGTACCCAGCTTTTATTTTATATGCATTGAGTATGTTTATGCTGAGTACTGTTCAAAACGGATTAATACTATTGATTATTGGTGGCATTATGGGTCTAGGATTTGGTAATTTACAATCTGCTACACAAGTAATCGCAGTAAAATCAACGACTAAATCGCGCATCAGTATCGCAACTTCGACTTACTTTATTTTCTTTGATGCAGGTTTAGGACTATCCCCTTACCTATTAGGTTATATAACGCCACTAACAGGCTATGCTAATATGTTCGGATTAATGGCCATTATTATTCTTATAACTGGTGTCATTTATTTCTTCATACATGGTTTAAAAGAAACAAAAGCAAAACATAGAAACGCGTAA
- a CDS encoding YeiH family protein, with translation MGMKLNKAFVLGIGFTLLVAIASILLSNLPVLNKVGALAIAIITAILYRHFKGYPTRYESGISFSSKKLLRLAIILYGLKLNLSTIINQGGTILLLDVGVVAFTIIFILFLNKLIKGDKNLVLLLGVGTGVCGAAAIAAISPILKSKESDVGMSVGLVAIMGTVFSLTYTLLYALFPMSPEVYGIWSGSSLHEIAHVILAADAGGPDALSIGLLTKLGRVFLLIPLSIIFLIIVNNKSSKKVAQKIEFPYFLIGFLMMSAVNTFVTIPEGVMTVMSTLTNILLIMAMVGLGLNVSFNDIRNKAFKPMIVMAITSVVLSVMTFLVANIL, from the coding sequence ATGGGAATGAAGTTGAATAAAGCATTTGTATTGGGGATTGGTTTTACGTTATTGGTAGCGATAGCCAGCATTTTATTATCTAACTTGCCTGTTTTAAATAAGGTTGGTGCTTTGGCGATTGCGATTATAACTGCCATTCTTTATAGACATTTTAAAGGTTACCCTACTCGATATGAATCTGGCATATCATTTTCTTCAAAAAAATTGTTACGATTGGCGATTATTTTATATGGTTTGAAGTTAAATTTATCTACGATTATTAATCAAGGTGGCACAATTTTATTATTAGATGTCGGTGTCGTTGCTTTTACTATTATTTTTATACTTTTTCTTAATAAATTAATCAAAGGGGATAAAAATTTAGTCTTATTGCTTGGCGTTGGAACGGGGGTTTGTGGTGCTGCAGCGATTGCAGCGATATCTCCTATTTTAAAATCAAAAGAGTCCGATGTCGGTATGAGTGTTGGGTTAGTAGCAATTATGGGAACTGTTTTTTCATTAACTTATACATTGTTGTATGCGTTATTTCCAATGAGTCCAGAAGTTTACGGCATTTGGTCAGGTTCAAGTTTACATGAAATTGCACATGTCATTTTAGCTGCAGACGCTGGAGGTCCTGATGCGTTATCTATCGGTTTATTAACTAAATTAGGTAGAGTGTTCTTACTTATTCCGTTAAGCATTATTTTCTTAATTATTGTTAATAATAAAAGTTCAAAAAAAGTAGCACAAAAAATAGAATTCCCGTATTTCTTAATAGGCTTTTTAATGATGAGTGCGGTTAATACGTTCGTGACAATTCCAGAAGGTGTGATGACGGTTATGAGCACATTGACGAATATTTTATTAATAATGGCAATGGTTGGTTTAGGGTTAAACGTGTCATTTAATGATATTAGAAATAAAGCTTTTAAACCGATGATTGTAATGGCTATAACATCTGTCGTTCTATCTGTTATGACTTTTTTAGTAGCGAATATTTTATAA
- a CDS encoding type I toxin-antitoxin system Fst family toxin, producing MLDVLFHITATIISGCTVALFAHWLRKRSDK from the coding sequence TTGTTAGATGTTTTATTTCATATTACAGCCACAATAATAAGTGGTTGTACCGTTGCACTATTTGCGCATTGGTTACGTAAACGCAGCGATAAATAA
- a CDS encoding RibD family protein, producing MDKPFVFCHMLMSLDGKIIGNFMQTEESKKSGETFFNLAFTEDGYYQHQGWLSGRATTDDNFTHYKKPDLDIGVEEIPEGDYLFQTDLDKYYISVDPSGKLGWQENFIDYQGVKAQVLEVLTDQATIQYRAYLRKLNIPYIIAGTSELDFNLVVQKLKQNFNIETMMLGGGGKLNWSFIQAGLCDEVSIVIAPAADGSSQSPAIFDTKEHLSDDSAVAFELAQAEVLDGQTVWLRYKVKNK from the coding sequence ATGGATAAACCATTTGTATTTTGTCATATGTTAATGTCTTTAGATGGTAAGATTATTGGTAATTTTATGCAAACAGAAGAGTCTAAAAAAAGTGGTGAAACATTTTTTAATTTGGCTTTTACAGAAGATGGGTACTATCAACACCAAGGCTGGTTGTCAGGCAGAGCAACTACGGATGACAATTTTACACATTATAAAAAACCAGATTTGGATATTGGCGTAGAAGAGATACCAGAAGGAGACTACTTGTTCCAAACAGATTTAGACAAATATTATATTTCTGTAGATCCTTCAGGTAAATTAGGTTGGCAAGAAAACTTCATAGATTATCAAGGGGTAAAGGCACAAGTGTTAGAAGTATTAACCGACCAAGCAACGATTCAATATAGAGCTTATTTAAGAAAGTTAAATATTCCTTATATTATTGCGGGAACATCAGAACTAGATTTCAATTTAGTTGTACAAAAACTTAAACAAAACTTTAATATCGAAACAATGATGTTAGGTGGTGGAGGTAAACTCAATTGGTCATTTATTCAAGCAGGTTTATGTGATGAAGTAAGTATCGTTATCGCACCAGCAGCAGACGGTTCATCACAATCTCCAGCAATATTTGATACGAAAGAGCACCTATCAGATGATTCAGCTGTAGCCTTCGAATTAGCACAAGCAGAAGTGTTGGATGGTCAAACAGTATGGCTACGTTATAAAGTGAAAAATAAATAG
- a CDS encoding cupin domain-containing protein, with translation MNRSEDIQIRTLTFEDDGKIPNNQDCALLIYKNAFTTKDQPRAILKENNWSNAWRGGVFSYHHYHSNSHEVLVVDGGSGELHMGGESGSKIKIEFGDVLIIPAGVGHKLLNSSRDFAVIGAYPNGKSYDLCTENESNREHLRDNIKNVSLPDFDPVYGENGPLFEYWEEA, from the coding sequence ATGAATCGTTCAGAAGATATTCAAATTCGAACTTTAACATTTGAAGATGATGGTAAAATACCAAACAACCAAGATTGCGCATTACTTATATATAAAAATGCATTTACAACAAAGGACCAACCACGAGCAATATTAAAAGAAAATAATTGGTCCAATGCTTGGAGAGGTGGCGTATTTTCATATCATCACTATCATAGTAATTCACACGAAGTATTAGTAGTAGACGGTGGAAGCGGAGAACTTCATATGGGTGGAGAATCAGGCTCTAAAATAAAAATAGAATTTGGAGATGTGCTCATAATACCAGCTGGCGTAGGTCATAAATTATTAAACTCAAGCAGAGACTTCGCTGTTATAGGTGCATATCCAAACGGTAAGTCATATGACCTTTGCACTGAAAATGAATCCAATAGAGAACATTTACGAGATAATATTAAAAACGTCTCTTTACCAGATTTCGATCCAGTATACGGTGAAAACGGACCACTATTTGAGTATTGGGAAGAAGCATAA
- a CDS encoding LysR family transcriptional regulator — protein MEDKLNILKVIVEEDGFTNAAEKLYKSQPSISRDIKNLEEKYQIKIFEHTRKQIILTEEGRELYNYACQLSILDEQLQSRINQHKEEVKGKFIIGTSHTFGQSMLLDLTIYLQTKYPDLNIHIYIYNSADIISHLKDYSIDLGIIEKPVNDDKIHSEVLTKDKLLIVKNKNITENLNDLRCYVRETGSGIRYYQDLVLQQLNLTSRKVMINDNQLILELVKQNMGFTILSNFSIKTSDEQYITTSDLDLNRNFFIVSNKSRYKTNKYNTIVDEIKAYEFG, from the coding sequence GTGGAAGATAAATTAAATATACTCAAAGTAATCGTAGAAGAAGACGGCTTTACTAACGCTGCAGAAAAACTATACAAATCCCAACCATCTATAAGCCGAGATATCAAAAACTTAGAAGAAAAATATCAAATTAAAATATTCGAACATACTAGAAAACAAATTATACTCACAGAAGAAGGGCGAGAACTGTATAACTACGCCTGCCAATTATCCATCTTAGACGAACAATTACAATCAAGAATCAATCAACATAAAGAAGAAGTGAAAGGTAAATTTATAATCGGCACTAGCCACACTTTTGGCCAATCCATGCTCTTAGACTTAACAATCTACTTACAAACCAAATACCCAGACTTAAACATACACATATATATTTACAACTCAGCAGACATTATTAGTCACTTAAAAGACTACTCAATCGACCTTGGCATTATCGAAAAGCCAGTCAATGACGATAAAATTCATAGCGAAGTCCTAACAAAAGACAAACTACTCATCGTCAAAAATAAAAATATAACAGAAAACCTAAACGACCTCAGATGCTACGTCAGAGAAACAGGATCAGGCATAAGATACTACCAAGACTTAGTATTACAACAACTGAACCTCACATCCAGAAAAGTCATGATAAACGACAACCAACTCATATTAGAACTCGTTAAACAAAATATGGGATTTACCATACTATCAAACTTCTCAATCAAAACATCCGACGAACAATACATCACAACAAGCGACTTAGACTTAAATCGAAACTTCTTCATCGTATCTAACAAATCAAGATACAAAACAAACAAGTACAATACGATAGTAGACGAGATAAAAGCGTATGAGTTTGGGTAG
- a CDS encoding DUF2188 domain-containing protein, with translation MPWTMEDYPQSWKNFDKLERKKAIDIGNAMLKDGYKEENAIPIATKQAESWYKNASQSELDELKNKKITQHQQDDSANPKLNEKDVHVYYEEKQWKIKSDGAKQASDTFDKKEDAMKRARNIAENRDTEVIEHKQDEKSNE, from the coding sequence ATGCCTTGGACTATGGAAGATTATCCTCAAAGTTGGAAGAACTTCGACAAATTAGAACGTAAAAAAGCAATTGATATCGGTAACGCTATGCTTAAAGATGGCTATAAAGAAGAAAATGCAATCCCTATCGCAACTAAACAAGCTGAATCATGGTATAAAAACGCTTCACAATCAGAATTAGATGAACTTAAAAACAAAAAAATTACACAACACCAACAAGATGACTCAGCAAATCCTAAATTAAATGAAAAAGACGTTCATGTATATTATGAAGAAAAACAATGGAAAATTAAATCTGACGGTGCTAAACAAGCAAGTGATACTTTCGATAAAAAAGAAGACGCTATGAAACGGGCTCGAAATATCGCTGAAAACCGCGATACAGAAGTGATAGAACATAAACAAGATGAAAAAAGCAATGAATAA
- a CDS encoding ABC transporter permease — MQQIYFNLIRVGIREIVRDKKLFFFILIFPLMFLAMFVSLGKMLKMPSQMTIHFDEFMFPGILIFALLGIGLYGTTSPLVDYRKNNTFKILETTTISKPIFILSQLSVRLIIGICQISLYLIIGAFLGYVNLSNLISTLLVSSLILIIMIMIGIFFGGIFNSSDLAIGLLAGLSGPILMLSNVMLPLDIFPMNFKYIAQIFPFAYMGDLLRSALYDNYVNEYSYLKSMSIILISILVLIFITIKTFKFYEKN, encoded by the coding sequence ATGCAACAAATATATTTTAATCTAATTAGAGTAGGAATTCGCGAAATTGTAAGAGATAAAAAACTTTTTTTCTTTATTTTAATATTCCCTTTGATGTTTTTAGCCATGTTCGTAAGTTTAGGTAAAATGTTAAAAATGCCGAGTCAAATGACAATCCATTTTGATGAATTTATGTTTCCAGGAATATTAATATTCGCATTACTAGGAATTGGACTTTATGGTACAACATCTCCTCTTGTTGATTATAGAAAAAATAATACTTTCAAAATATTGGAGACTACAACCATCAGTAAACCTATTTTTATACTTTCGCAGTTAAGCGTACGTTTAATAATAGGTATATGCCAAATATCTTTATATTTAATTATTGGTGCATTCTTAGGGTACGTCAATTTATCAAATTTAATAAGTACACTTTTAGTTTCTAGCCTTATACTTATTATTATGATTATGATCGGTATATTTTTCGGTGGAATATTTAATTCAAGTGATCTAGCTATTGGCCTTTTAGCGGGTTTAAGTGGTCCTATTTTAATGTTAAGTAACGTTATGTTGCCTTTAGACATATTTCCAATGAACTTTAAGTATATTGCTCAAATATTCCCTTTTGCCTATATGGGAGATTTACTAAGAAGCGCATTGTATGATAATTATGTTAATGAGTATAGTTATCTTAAGTCTATGTCTATCATTTTAATATCTATTTTAGTTTTAATTTTTATCACTATAAAAACATTTAAATTCTACGAAAAAAATTAA
- a CDS encoding GNAT family protein, with the protein MHTNKTLTFETDRLVIRPLEYEDHTDWLTGFNNRYPAQYRHDNGKIDMSDCDAAWFKDLVNKQQELIKNDDTYIFGIFLKNGDHVGMADIKVLSRSDFQWGECGYFLHNQFWGQGYAYEAMRKLIEQCHETLKLHRIEAQINLDNEPSKKLIKKLDFEYECTRKNFIYEFGEWTDNEIYYINLHNEKMVE; encoded by the coding sequence ATGCATACAAATAAAACATTAACTTTTGAAACAGACAGATTAGTTATTCGACCATTAGAATATGAAGATCATACAGATTGGTTAACAGGCTTTAACAATCGCTACCCCGCGCAATACCGTCATGACAATGGAAAAATAGATATGAGTGACTGTGACGCAGCATGGTTTAAAGATTTGGTAAATAAACAACAAGAACTTATTAAGAATGACGATACATACATATTTGGTATCTTTTTAAAAAATGGAGATCACGTTGGCATGGCGGACATTAAAGTATTGAGCCGTTCAGACTTTCAATGGGGAGAATGCGGTTATTTTTTGCATAACCAATTCTGGGGGCAAGGCTATGCATACGAAGCAATGCGTAAACTAATAGAACAATGTCACGAAACACTTAAACTCCATCGCATAGAAGCACAAATAAACTTAGACAACGAACCTTCAAAAAAACTCATTAAAAAATTAGACTTCGAATACGAATGCACACGAAAAAACTTTATATACGAATTTGGAGAATGGACAGACAACGAAATCTACTATATTAATTTACACAATGAGAAGATGGTAGAGTAA
- a CDS encoding type II toxin-antitoxin system Phd/YefM family antitoxin, with protein sequence MIATTFSNAKSNLRTLIDQVNNDSEHIVITTKKHNAVLISEGDYNSMMETLYLLQSPANAERLANSIANIKNGITTEINIDSYA encoded by the coding sequence ATGATTGCAACAACATTTTCTAATGCCAAATCAAACTTAAGGACTTTAATTGATCAAGTTAACAACGATTCTGAACATATAGTCATCACTACTAAGAAACACAATGCTGTACTTATATCTGAAGGTGATTACAATTCAATGATGGAGACCCTTTATTTGCTACAATCACCAGCAAATGCTGAACGACTTGCCAACTCTATCGCTAATATAAAAAATGGTATCACCACAGAAATAAATATAGATTCATACGCTTAA
- a CDS encoding PTS mannitol transporter subunit IICB, with amino-acid sequence MAEQAEKKKGIGPKVQAFGSFLSSMIMPNIGAFIAWGLITALFIEDGWLPNKELSTMVDPMIKYLIPLLIAFSGGRLVHGLRGGVVGATATMGVIAAFPDTPMLIGAMIMGPLLGWLMKKVDDFLVPRTPQGFEMLFNNFSAGILAFIMAIVGFKGLAPLVEGLMKVLGWGVDFLVSHHLLPLVSIIIEPAKTVFLNNAINHGVLTPLATEQVSQAGKSILYTLESNPGPGLGILLAYMVFGKGTAKATSYGAGIIHFFGGIHEIYFPYVLMRPLLLVAVIFGGMTGVATFSLFNFGTTGPASPGSIISYFVITPKGSYLVMLLGIFLATLVSFVIASIILKFTKDPDGDLEAATAEMEQRKGKKSSVSGALTGSDSKGKSQQGETSENEDTEDESEELLDKYDTENVTAHDYSNVQKVIFACDAGMGSSAMGAGMLRNKFKKADLTDIEVTNTAINQLPDDADVVITQKTLTDRAIKKNPKAIHISVDNFLNSPRYEELINELKK; translated from the coding sequence ATGGCAGAACAGGCAGAAAAGAAAAAAGGCATTGGTCCTAAGGTTCAAGCTTTTGGTTCATTTTTAAGTAGTATGATTATGCCTAACATTGGTGCATTTATTGCATGGGGGCTTATTACAGCATTATTTATAGAAGATGGTTGGCTACCAAATAAAGAACTTTCTACAATGGTAGATCCAATGATCAAATATTTAATTCCGTTATTAATTGCATTTAGCGGTGGTCGTTTAGTACATGGCCTACGCGGTGGTGTTGTTGGTGCGACTGCAACAATGGGGGTTATTGCAGCATTCCCTGATACGCCAATGTTAATTGGTGCAATGATTATGGGTCCACTTCTTGGTTGGTTAATGAAAAAAGTGGATGATTTCTTAGTTCCTAGAACGCCTCAAGGTTTTGAAATGTTATTCAATAATTTCTCAGCTGGTATTCTAGCTTTCATAATGGCAATCGTTGGTTTCAAAGGTTTAGCGCCATTAGTTGAAGGATTAATGAAAGTACTTGGATGGGGCGTTGATTTCTTAGTATCTCATCATTTATTACCTCTAGTAAGTATTATTATTGAACCTGCTAAAACAGTGTTCTTAAACAACGCGATTAACCACGGCGTACTTACACCGTTAGCGACTGAGCAAGTATCTCAAGCAGGGAAATCGATTCTTTATACTTTAGAATCAAACCCTGGTCCTGGTTTAGGTATCTTACTTGCTTACATGGTTTTCGGTAAAGGTACAGCTAAAGCAACTTCATATGGTGCTGGTATTATCCACTTCTTCGGTGGTATCCACGAAATTTACTTCCCATATGTGTTAATGCGTCCGTTATTATTAGTAGCTGTTATTTTTGGTGGTATGACTGGTGTCGCTACATTTAGTTTATTTAACTTCGGTACAACTGGTCCGGCATCTCCAGGTTCCATCATTTCGTACTTTGTTATAACGCCAAAAGGTAGTTATTTAGTTATGTTACTCGGTATCTTCTTAGCAACTTTAGTTTCATTTGTTATCGCTTCTATCATTTTAAAATTCACTAAAGATCCTGATGGTGATTTAGAAGCTGCAACTGCAGAAATGGAACAGCGTAAAGGTAAAAAATCTTCAGTCAGCGGTGCATTAACTGGTTCAGACAGCAAAGGTAAATCTCAACAAGGTGAAACATCTGAAAATGAAGATACTGAAGACGAATCCGAAGAATTATTAGATAAATATGATACTGAAAATGTTACAGCTCATGATTATTCTAATGTACAAAAAGTCATCTTCGCTTGTGACGCTGGTATGGGTTCAAGTGCTATGGGTGCAGGTATGTTAAGAAATAAATTCAAAAAAGCTGATTTAACAGACATTGAAGTAACAAACACTGCCATCAATCAATTACCAGACGATGCAGATGTTGTTATTACACAAAAAACTTTAACAGATAGAGCAATCAAGAAAAATCCGAAAGCCATTCATATTTCTGTTGATAATTTCTTAAATTCACCAAGATATGAAGAGCTCATTAACGAATTAAAAAAATAA
- a CDS encoding serine protease, whose protein sequence is MMLYLKLLLVAIISMFNYFFVPNDVPATYKDTFTQATKSDYEQSFKIGSQIPNKLLTLKPYRINHGRHISPIGKVSSDATGKSGQGSTGFVIDKHTIITASHAVSDKAGNKETNKPFYFYPSKSNHDVPLKYKITKFYKVPNRDVAVLTTNQNLEKHIKPLQIAREHTIKNLQPKSPIRMLGYPHEGPFTGELMYESKGYFLKSTREDIEYMAHINRRVGFSGSPVLNKQNQVIGVHTHGIRPEMHMKKQSTRHLYSGGPLMTGKTRAFIDQHRK, encoded by the coding sequence ATGATGTTATACCTTAAATTATTGTTAGTCGCAATCATTTCAATGTTTAATTATTTTTTCGTTCCAAACGATGTACCAGCGACGTACAAAGATACATTTACACAAGCAACAAAATCCGACTATGAACAATCTTTCAAAATTGGTTCTCAAATTCCGAATAAACTTTTAACGCTTAAGCCGTATCGTATCAATCATGGTCGTCATATTTCGCCGATAGGTAAAGTGAGTTCAGATGCTACAGGGAAATCTGGTCAAGGCTCTACTGGTTTCGTGATTGATAAACATACCATTATCACCGCTTCACATGCTGTAAGTGATAAAGCCGGAAATAAGGAAACGAACAAACCATTTTATTTTTATCCTTCAAAATCAAATCATGACGTACCTTTAAAATATAAAATCACTAAATTCTACAAAGTTCCAAATAGAGATGTTGCTGTGTTGACGACAAATCAAAATTTAGAAAAACATATTAAACCGCTTCAAATCGCACGAGAACATACCATTAAAAACCTACAACCGAAATCACCTATCCGAATGTTAGGTTATCCACACGAGGGTCCTTTTACTGGTGAACTCATGTACGAATCGAAAGGATACTTCTTAAAATCAACACGTGAAGATATTGAATATATGGCTCATATAAACAGAAGAGTTGGATTTTCAGGATCACCTGTATTGAATAAACAGAATCAAGTTATCGGTGTTCATACACACGGTATCCGTCCAGAAATGCATATGAAAAAACAATCAACAAGACATCTTTACTCAGGCGGACCTTTAATGACAGGTAAAACACGAGCATTCATCGATCAACATCGTAAATAA